From Micromonospora echinaurantiaca:
ACGATCACCCGCCCGGTCCGGTCGACCACGCCGCGCCGGCCCGCCACGTCCACCACGGCCAGCCCCTCGTCGGTGAAGTCGTCGACCTGGCGGCCGTCGGAGAGCGTCGTGGCGAACCCGTGGTACCGGGTCGGCAGCACGATCTGGCCGGTCTTGTCCACCGCGCCCCAGCCCTCCCGGCGCACCGCGGCCACCCCGCGCCGGAACGGGCGTACGTCGGCGAAGCCGGGCGGGATCGCCACGTCGCCGTTGGGGCGGATGGCCAGCCAGCCGGCGCCCCGGTCGCGCAGCACCCAGGCCAGGCCGTCGGAGAAGGACCGCACGGCGAGGTACGAGGGTTCGATCACCGTCGTGCCGGTGAGCGCGATCAGCGACCAGCGGTCGGTTTCCGGCCGGCGTACCCAGGCGAGCCCCTCGCGGAACGGCTGCGCCTCCGCGTACCGGGCGGGGATCACCAGTTCGCCGTCCGGGTCGGCGTAGCCCCAGAGCGTGTCGTCCCGGGCGGGCACCGGGGGCCGCACGCGGTCCAGCAGGTCGTCGCGGGTGCGGGGGTACGGCCCGAAGCCCTGCTCCGCGGCCCGGTCGGCGACCGCGTCCAGCGCCGTCCGGATCCGGGCCAGCAGTTCGGCGTCGGTGGCGCCGCGCAGGTCCAGCGCCCGCTCGAAGTGCTGGCTCGCCTCCATCAACCGGCCCTGGTCGTACGCGGACCGCCCGGCGTGCTCGTGCAGGGCCGCGCGCAGCCGGTCGGGCAGTTCGGGCGAGTTCGCCTCGGCGAGGAGCCGGTCGGCTTCCGCGTGGTCACCCCGCCAGCGCAGTACGTGCGCCAGCCGCGCCTGGGCCAGCGCGATCCGCCGTAGCTCGCCGGTGGCCTCCGCGTAGGTCAGGGCGAGCCGGCCGTCGGCGAGCGCGTCGTCCAGCTCGCCGAGGGCCCGCGACACCACCGCGCGCAGGCTGAGCAGCCGGGCTCGGGACCGGTTGTCGACCGTGGTGGCCAGCTTCTCGGTCAGGCCCCGCCGGATGGTCCGCAGTTCGTCCGGGTCGTCCACCACCTCGCGCAGGGTGACCGGGTCGAGCCGCCACCGGTAGCTGGCGAGCGCCTGCTCCGGGTCACCCTGTGCCCCGGACGCCCGCTCCGCGGCCGGATCCGATACGTCGGGCCCCGACCCGGTTCCGACCGGCGTCGCCGACCCGGCCGCCGCCGGCGGCGCGGACACGGGCTCGGCTGGTGGGGCGGAGACGGGTGCGGCCGGCGGAGCCGAGACGGGCGCGTCCGGTGGCCCGGAGACGGGCGTGGCCAGCGGCGCGGACACGGGCTCGGCTGGTGGGGCGGAGGCGGGCGCGGCCGGTGGGCCGGAGACGGGCGTGGTCGGCGGCGAGGACACGACCGCCGCGGGCCGGGCCGGTTCGGCTGTCGCGGGCGGGGCGGAGGCCGGGGCTGCAGGCGCGCCGGACGTGGGCGCGGTGGCCGGTGCGGGCAGCGGCGCGTCGGCCGGGGCGGGGACGGCCGCCCCGTGCGGCGCGGGTGCGGGTCCGCCCGGCGGGGCCGAGACAGGTGCGGCCGGTGGGGCCGAAACGGGTGCGGCAGGCGGGCCGGAGTCCGGCGCGCCGGGCGGTGCGGGTGCGCCGTGCGGCGCGGGCACGGGTGCGGTCGGCGGGGTCGAGGCGGGTGCGGCTGGTGGGCCGGAGACCGGTGCGGCGGGTGGCGCGGACGCGGGTGCGGCTGGCGGGCCGGAGACCGGTGCGGCGGCCGGCGGGCCGGAGACCGGCGCGGCGGGTGGCGCGGACGCGGGTGCGGCCGGTGGGGTCGGGGTGGGTGCGCCCGGTGGGCCGGAGACCGGTGCGGCGGGTGGCGCGGACACGGAAGCGGCCGGCGGGCCGGACACGGGTGTGGTGGCCGAGGTGGACACCGGCGCGGCGGGCGGTGCGGAGACGGGCCGAGCCGGTGGCGCGGAGACCGGCGCGGCCGGCGGTCCGGCAAAGGATGCGGCGGCAGCCTGTGCGGGCGGGGCGGTCGTGGAAGTGCGGCCGTCGCCGGGCGGCGCGGACAGCGGCGCGCCGGGTGCGGAAGCTGCCGTGGCCGGCTCGGCCGACTGCCACGACGGGTACGACCCGGGGTGGGCCGAGGGGGCCGCAGTGGGTACCGCCAGTCCGGCCGAGTCGGGCCGCGCCGGCACTGCTGGCATGGCCGGAGCGGCCGGGACGGAGGCGGCGTCGGCAACCGTCGCCGGCGCCGCGTCGGCGGCCATCGGGTCCTGGCCGGTGGGGGCAGCCGGAGCGACCGGATCCGTACCCACCGGCGGCGCGGCCACCGGCGTGTCGGTGTGGGTGGCCGGCCCGGCCAGATCAGGTGCCGTCGGGACCCCGGCGAGCCGCTCGTCGTCGCCGGGCGCTGTTGCAACCTGGTCGGGGTGGACCGTCGGCGTCGTCGCGGATGCCGCCGTGCCGCCATCGGCGGGCGGTGCGGGCACGGGCGCGGTCGGGCTCGGCCCGGCCGGCCGCACGGCGGCCGGTACGCCGGCTGTCGACGCGCTCGCGTTCCGGCCCTCGACGGGAGGAGTGGGCGGCTCGGCTGTCGCCGTGCCGTCCGGTGCCGCCGGACTCGGTGCGGTCACACCGGCCGGCGGGGCCGGGGTAACCGTCCCGATCGGCGGCGTGCCGGCATCCGTCCCGACCGGCGCCGCGCCGGCAACCGCCTCCACGGGCGGCGCGGAGACCGGCGCCACGGTGTGTTCGGTGCGCGGCGGGAGAGCCGGCTCGGCCGGCTCGGCCGGCTGGCGGTCGGTGAAGGCGGCCGGTGCCGCCACCTCGTCCCCGGCCGGTGCCGCCATCTCGTCCGTGACCGGCTCGGGTGTCGGCGCGGTTGGTCCGGGGTCCGCCGCCGCGGATGGCGGGGCCGGGCGCTCTGTCGCGGTGGTGTCGGCCTTCGCCGCCGGCTTGGCAGGCCCGAACCAGGCGGCCGGTCCGCTCGGAGGGTTGCCGTCCGCCGGCTCCGGACGCAGGGCCGGCGCGGGCGGGTCGCTCGGCGGCGGCGGGACATAGACCTTCGGCCGGTCGGGGGTGATGGCGAGCGGCGGAGGCACCGGCTGCTCGATCCCGGTCGGGGTGGTGCCGCCGCCCGGCACGGGACGGTCGACGGGCGTCGCGCCGCTCCGGTCGGTCGGGACCGCCGCCGATGCCGGTGGGGCGCTCGCTGGCGCGTCCGGGGCCGCCCGGTACTCCATCGGCAGCCGGGCGGCCGGCGGCCCGGAGACGGGGCGGTCGCCGGGTGTGGACGGAGAGCGCCCGGCCGGTGGCCGGTGCTCGGCGGCGGCTGCCTCGGACCGGCCGCTGCCCGGCGTTGCCGACCCCGGGCCCCACTGCGGCGGTGCGGCCGTACGTTCGGCGCCGCCGGCGGCCGCCGGGTCGAACGCGGGCGGTGTGCCGACCGGGCGGTCCCCACGGCCGGGCTGCGGCGCGGCCGGGTACGGCGGTGGCACCGGGCGGCCGGATTCCGGTGGCGGGGTCGAGCCACGTCCGGCGGCCGGCGCCGGCGACACGGGCCGATCGGCAGGCGGCGCGCCGAACGCCGGAGGCGGGACGACCGGACGCGGCCCGGCGGCCGGTCGCCCGGCGAAGGGCGGCGGCGGGACGGGCCGGTCGCCGGGTGGAGCGGGGGAGACGGGCCGGTCGGCGTAGGGCGGACGGGGGTCGGGTCCGGCGTGTCCGGGTCGGGTCCGGTCCGGTGCGGCCGGGGAGACGGGCCGGTCGCCGGGCGACGCGGGGGAGACGGGGCGGTCGGTGTAGGGCGGGCGGCGGTCGGGGCCGGCGTGCTCGGGTCGGGTCCGGTCCGGCGGGGCCGGGGAGACGGGCCGGTCGCCGGGCGACGCGGGGGAGACGGGGCGGTCGGTGTAGGGCGGGCGGCGGTCGGGGCCGGCGTGCTCGGGTCGGGTCCGGTCCGGCGGGGCCGGCGAGACGGGCCGGTCGCCGGGCGACGCGGGGGAGACGGGGCGGTCGGTGTAGGGCGGGCGGCGGTCGGGGCCGGCGTGCTCGGGTCGGGTCCGGTCCGGCGCGGCCGGCGAGACGGGCCGGTCGCCGGGCGACGCGGGAGAGACCGGGCGGTCGGTGTGCGGCGCGCGGGGGTCGGGTCGGCCCCGGGTGGGCAGGTCGCGGTCCGCCGGGGCGGAGGGTCCGGGACGGCCGGCGGCCGGCAGGTCGCGGGTGGGCACGCCGGCGGCGGGCAGGCGCCGCTCCTCGACCGGCGGCGCGGCGTCGTACCGGTCACCGCGGGACGGGCCGGCCGGTTCCGCCGGCCGGCGGTGCTCGGGCCGCGGGTCGGGGTGGTGGCCGAGGCTCCGGTCGTACCCGGGGCGCACCGGTCCGGGAGCAGGCCAGGGCAGGCCGCCCTCCGGGCGCGACGGCGGGTGGCCCGGTGGCTCGCGGTGGAACTCCGGCCGGACCTCTTCCCGGGGGCGCCGGTCCGGGTACGGCTCGGCCCGGGCGGCCGCCTCGCGCGACCGCCGGTGCTCGTCCGGCTC
This genomic window contains:
- a CDS encoding WG repeat-containing protein; the protein is MSRGYADRWHDPAEPSWVVEPTTEWHPQFPGQRYPGDIGIQHTPPPAPRGRAAVVGRAEVPPLAPTRPDGTYLGRAWKDEPDGWDRHRGRDGRRHDDDPYRPGRGEPGWPDDRQRPAPNRRDEHARAPYGVDGGRAAPRDHDRYDDRAPRQEPPGRGRSGVAPVSPASQPEPGWLAEPDEDLPPRRPAAHDRSSNGYEQRPAEGTRRPRYQWDRAGDQRERPPAEQRDRFSGERRPADHHERYPAERPDRFPAEHERFAAEQRERFAAERRDRGPVDRAAQAGRWERPDRGAAERPYDDAERRRPEPDEHRRSREAAARAEPYPDRRPREEVRPEFHREPPGHPPSRPEGGLPWPAPGPVRPGYDRSLGHHPDPRPEHRRPAEPAGPSRGDRYDAAPPVEERRLPAAGVPTRDLPAAGRPGPSAPADRDLPTRGRPDPRAPHTDRPVSPASPGDRPVSPAAPDRTRPEHAGPDRRPPYTDRPVSPASPGDRPVSPAPPDRTRPEHAGPDRRPPYTDRPVSPASPGDRPVSPAPPDRTRPEHAGPDRRPPYTDRPVSPASPGDRPVSPAAPDRTRPGHAGPDPRPPYADRPVSPAPPGDRPVPPPPFAGRPAAGPRPVVPPPAFGAPPADRPVSPAPAAGRGSTPPPESGRPVPPPYPAAPQPGRGDRPVGTPPAFDPAAAGGAERTAAPPQWGPGSATPGSGRSEAAAAEHRPPAGRSPSTPGDRPVSGPPAARLPMEYRAAPDAPASAPPASAAVPTDRSGATPVDRPVPGGGTTPTGIEQPVPPPLAITPDRPKVYVPPPPSDPPAPALRPEPADGNPPSGPAAWFGPAKPAAKADTTATERPAPPSAAADPGPTAPTPEPVTDEMAAPAGDEVAAPAAFTDRQPAEPAEPALPPRTEHTVAPVSAPPVEAVAGAAPVGTDAGTPPIGTVTPAPPAGVTAPSPAAPDGTATAEPPTPPVEGRNASASTAGVPAAVRPAGPSPTAPVPAPPADGGTAASATTPTVHPDQVATAPGDDERLAGVPTAPDLAGPATHTDTPVAAPPVGTDPVAPAAPTGQDPMAADAAPATVADAASVPAAPAMPAVPARPDSAGLAVPTAAPSAHPGSYPSWQSAEPATAASAPGAPLSAPPGDGRTSTTAPPAQAAAASFAGPPAAPVSAPPARPVSAPPAAPVSTSATTPVSGPPAASVSAPPAAPVSGPPGAPTPTPPAAPASAPPAAPVSGPPAAAPVSGPPAAPASAPPAAPVSGPPAAPASTPPTAPVPAPHGAPAPPGAPDSGPPAAPVSAPPAAPVSAPPGGPAPAPHGAAVPAPADAPLPAPATAPTSGAPAAPASAPPATAEPARPAAVVSSPPTTPVSGPPAAPASAPPAEPVSAPLATPVSGPPDAPVSAPPAAPVSAPPAEPVSAPPAAAGSATPVGTGSGPDVSDPAAERASGAQGDPEQALASYRWRLDPVTLREVVDDPDELRTIRRGLTEKLATTVDNRSRARLLSLRAVVSRALGELDDALADGRLALTYAEATGELRRIALAQARLAHVLRWRGDHAEADRLLAEANSPELPDRLRAALHEHAGRSAYDQGRLMEASQHFERALDLRGATDAELLARIRTALDAVADRAAEQGFGPYPRTRDDLLDRVRPPVPARDDTLWGYADPDGELVIPARYAEAQPFREGLAWVRRPETDRWSLIALTGTTVIEPSYLAVRSFSDGLAWVLRDRGAGWLAIRPNGDVAIPPGFADVRPFRRGVAAVRREGWGAVDKTGQIVLPTRYHGFATTLSDGRQVDDFTDEGLAVVDVAGRRGVVDRTGRVIVPPAHPALVIHPVAFLVVTAAGRWGALDRRGELLIDPVHRDRDEVIAEIERLLTDTNPVI